The Desulfuromonas versatilis genome has a segment encoding these proteins:
- a CDS encoding SCO family protein — MPRFGKFSIRLTMLLAMLLMVALCSLQIPPPAHAGANTIQIDVPDLELINQDGVSGRFISEIIGDKLTAVTFTYTTCTTICPVLDAIFKDIQGKIGEQLGQTIQLITISIDPTTDIPERLKEHSEKLGAKPGWTFLTGDKDKVISVLRGMEMFSPDIFNHPPAVFIVDGRRGLWSRLNGFPSPKVIKRALDEYLKDRGES, encoded by the coding sequence ATGCCACGTTTCGGTAAATTCAGCATCCGGCTGACCATGCTTCTGGCCATGCTGTTGATGGTCGCTCTTTGCAGCCTGCAGATTCCGCCCCCAGCTCATGCGGGGGCCAATACCATACAGATAGATGTCCCGGACCTCGAACTGATCAACCAGGACGGCGTCAGCGGCCGTTTCATCAGCGAGATCATAGGAGACAAACTTACCGCGGTAACCTTCACCTACACCACCTGCACCACCATCTGCCCGGTCCTGGACGCCATCTTCAAGGACATCCAGGGCAAGATCGGCGAACAGTTGGGCCAGACCATCCAGCTGATCACCATCAGCATTGATCCGACCACTGATATTCCCGAGAGGCTTAAGGAGCATTCCGAAAAGCTGGGAGCCAAACCCGGCTGGACATTTCTAACCGGAGACAAGGACAAGGTCATCAGCGTCCTCAGAGGCATGGAGATGTTTTCGCCCGACATCTTCAACCACCCGCCGGCGGTGTTCATCGTCGATGGCCGCCGGGGACTGTGGAGCCGGCTGAACGGGTTCCCCTCGCCCAAGGTCATCAAGCGCGCCCTGGATGAATATCTCAAGGACCGTGGTGAATCATGA
- a CDS encoding cytochrome D1 domain-containing protein, translated as MFRILISVILATAFSALAPSTMQAEPPASPENRETNPQGETSSDEFIHKGVRVEFSIEPDEEARRESRTVREAEIAEIKFRITDAKSGAPISPLEPAVWVNLVKERQKDEEKLSCKDQIGLYLQGMLGFQADIDLNKFYMLVLNDDKSISVVDPILGVNGITQLYALITLKGRGEDWTTSENQKYLFVTMPEIGQVAKIDLETFKVVATLQAGSNTVRIALQPDGRYIWVGNNGADREKSGVTVINANDFSVAGFIPTGAGHHEIAFSNDSLFAYVTNSEESTLSVIDTQALKKTKDLKVGERPVALYFSELSRSAYVAAEADGSLTIVDGSTQEIRETLPLDPGLIALRFAPGDRWGFIANSLTNKVYILDASSQSVAHSLEIGNKPHQVVFTESFAYVRSLGTAELTLIPLKQLTRETLPGLQTIPIGTLPPGQYPLTSVADAIVPTGEYYTVLAVNPADRLVYYYMEGMNAAMGSFPTYGRVPRAVRVVDRSMQEKQRGVYSAKLRIPKEGKYDVAFLIDSPWVYNCFAFTAEPNPNLSRPKVDEPPRLEVLSNQLNFPVGRDFNLRFALKRRSGDLPLTGIPDVSLLVTRPPGNWQSRLQAKPLEDGTYEANIRADRPGVYSVYFAVPSLNFDYRQLPYIFLTATNNQTPEK; from the coding sequence ATGTTCAGGATTCTTATCAGCGTGATCCTTGCGACCGCATTCAGCGCCTTGGCTCCGTCAACGATGCAGGCTGAACCGCCAGCTTCTCCGGAAAACCGTGAAACAAACCCCCAGGGAGAAACCAGCAGCGATGAATTCATCCACAAAGGCGTTCGGGTAGAGTTCTCCATCGAGCCCGACGAAGAGGCCCGGAGAGAATCGCGAACGGTCCGCGAAGCCGAAATCGCCGAAATCAAATTCCGTATTACCGACGCCAAATCCGGCGCCCCGATCAGCCCTCTCGAACCGGCCGTATGGGTCAACCTGGTTAAGGAACGGCAAAAAGACGAGGAAAAGCTGAGTTGCAAAGACCAGATCGGTCTCTACCTGCAGGGAATGCTGGGTTTTCAGGCCGATATCGATCTCAACAAGTTCTACATGCTGGTGCTGAACGACGACAAAAGCATCTCGGTGGTCGACCCGATCCTGGGAGTTAACGGAATAACCCAACTTTACGCACTGATAACGCTCAAGGGCCGGGGCGAGGACTGGACCACCAGCGAGAATCAGAAATATCTTTTCGTGACCATGCCCGAGATCGGCCAGGTGGCCAAGATCGACTTGGAGACCTTCAAGGTCGTGGCAACGCTGCAGGCCGGCAGCAATACGGTGCGCATCGCCCTGCAGCCTGACGGAAGATACATCTGGGTAGGAAACAACGGGGCGGACAGGGAAAAATCCGGGGTGACCGTCATCAATGCCAACGATTTTTCGGTGGCGGGTTTTATTCCCACCGGCGCCGGCCATCACGAAATCGCTTTTTCCAACGACAGCCTGTTTGCCTACGTGACCAACAGCGAAGAGAGCACCCTGTCGGTGATCGACACCCAGGCTTTGAAAAAAACCAAAGACCTCAAGGTGGGCGAGCGCCCGGTGGCGCTGTACTTTTCCGAATTGAGCCGATCGGCCTACGTCGCCGCCGAGGCAGACGGAAGCCTCACCATCGTCGACGGCAGCACTCAAGAGATCAGGGAAACCCTGCCCCTCGACCCCGGCCTGATCGCCCTTCGGTTCGCACCGGGAGACCGCTGGGGCTTTATCGCCAACTCACTGACCAACAAGGTCTACATCCTCGATGCCTCCAGCCAGAGCGTCGCCCATTCTCTGGAAATCGGCAATAAGCCTCACCAGGTGGTCTTCACCGAGAGCTTTGCCTACGTTCGCTCTCTGGGCACCGCGGAACTGACCTTGATTCCCCTCAAGCAACTCACCCGAGAAACTTTGCCGGGGCTGCAGACGATCCCCATCGGTACCCTGCCCCCTGGCCAGTACCCTTTGACTTCGGTGGCTGACGCCATCGTTCCCACCGGGGAATATTACACGGTTCTTGCCGTCAACCCCGCGGATCGCCTGGTATATTACTACATGGAAGGTATGAACGCGGCCATGGGCTCCTTTCCAACCTACGGCAGGGTGCCGCGCGCGGTTCGGGTCGTGGACCGCAGCATGCAGGAAAAGCAAAGGGGCGTCTATTCGGCCAAGCTCAGAATCCCCAAGGAGGGCAAGTACGATGTGGCATTTCTCATCGACTCCCCCTGGGTTTACAATTGCTTCGCATTTACCGCCGAACCCAACCCCAACCTGAGCCGCCCCAAAGTCGACGAGCCTCCCCGGCTCGAGGTCCTGTCCAATCAGCTGAACTTCCCCGTGGGCAGGGATTTCAACCTTCGCTTTGCCTTGAAACGGCGCAGCGGAGATCTCCCTCTGACGGGGATCCCTGATGTGTCGCTGCTGGTGACACGCCCGCCCGGCAACTGGCAGAGCCGTCTGCAGGCCAAGCCGCTGGAGGACGGCACCTATGAGGCGAACATTCGTGCGGACCGCCCCGGAGTCTACAGCGTTTATTTCGCCGTGCCGTCCCTGAATTTCGACTACCGGCAGTTGCCGTATATTTTCCTGACTGCCACGAATAACCAAACCCCGGAAAAATAA